A DNA window from Castanea sativa cultivar Marrone di Chiusa Pesio chromosome 7, ASM4071231v1 contains the following coding sequences:
- the LOC142644258 gene encoding basic blue protein-like has product MTPQGRGNAIVVSVLLLLGMLLHCENVWAASYAVGDDNGWDFDVDAWPNGKTFRAGDVLVFNYGPGEHDVNSVNQQGYDTCTVSSGAKTYETGSDRIKLVKGKNYFICSFPAHCTNGMKIAINEL; this is encoded by the exons ATGACACCCCAGGGAAGAGGTAATGCAATTGTTGTCTCAGTTCTGCTATTATTAGGTATGCTCCTTCACTGTGAGAACGTTTGGGCAGCATCCTATGCGGTTGGAGATGATAACGGTTGGGACTTCGATGTTGATGCTTGGCCTAATGGAAAGACCTTTAGGGCTGGTGATGTACTCG TGTTCAACTACGGCCCAGGGGAGCACGACGTGAATTCTGTAAACCAACAAGGTTATGATACATGCACGGTATCAAGCGGTGCAAAAACATATGAAACTGGAAGTGATAGAATCAAGCTTGTGAAGGGGAAAAACTATTTCATTTGCAGCTTTCCGGCGCATTGCACAAACGGCATGAAAATAGCTATCAATGAATTGTGA